From a single Pelmatolapia mariae isolate MD_Pm_ZW linkage group LG20, Pm_UMD_F_2, whole genome shotgun sequence genomic region:
- the LOC134618530 gene encoding zinc finger protein 92 homolog gives MIVCCVSGCKKRYIRSKKLKFYKIPSRGHRRRLWLRAIQETNGSTARLTENDRVCGAHFISGEASMERDKPDFVPSVFTCTKKNQSPKKKVRWFYGRRKRHRRKARGRREENATPLQADSSANPEPSVLMRTESELSEEMQTPATPSVPKEGEMVAKVSETEAETQIIQSQTMLDLNKTSPPFKGLPDTLKLDKRRPVVLLKPLVASEGGYRCELCSQTFTDIPQLVKHKRLHEEQRSFVCEHCGKSFITQADFSEHHAVHRDEPLFPCNMCDRSFTTIHQLKRHKLLHVKDGRKCLRCGTLFCQRHNRILFLPQTEFKTESEPEDSSSRSETENELEPSQMTEIPGNTQSSRTVTPPLSTSAPTAAPTPPNPVFLSKPPPLASFSILPEIPPPVLLRPCPVPRRLYPEVTHSENPGSSFHHDLFTRNTELPSSLKIFSPQYLTSAFLEVKRNYEYILSKPKKCRVKNPVKKEQSEAPIISPEEHTKPEKKERIAYDLEIVL, from the exons atgatCGTTTGCTGCGTGTCTGGTTGTAAAAAGCGGTATATCCGCAGCAAAAAATTGAAATTTTATAAAATACCGTCTCGGGGCCACCGGAGGCGTTTGTGGCTGCGAGCAATACAAGAAACGAACGGCAGCACTGCGAGACTCACGGAAAATGATCGCGTTTGTGGCGCTCATTTCATATCAG GAGAAGCATCTATGGAGCGTGATAAGCCGGACTTTGTGCCTTCTGTTTTTACCTGcaccaaaaaaaatcaaagcccCAAGAAAAAAGTGAGATG gttttatggtCGTAGAAAAAGGCATCGCCGGAAGGCAAGAGGCAGAAGAGAGGAAAATGCAACTCCACTTCAAGCTGATTCTTCTGCGAATCCCGAGCCGTCTGTTTTGATGCGAACTGAAAGTGAGCTTTCAGAAGAAATGCAGACGCCAGCAACCCCCTCAGTGCCAAAG gAAGGAGAAATGGTGGCAAAAGTGTCTGAGACTGAAGCAGAAACCCAAATTATCCAGTCTCAAACAATGCTCGACTTAAATAAGACATCACCACCCTTCAAAGGACTACCAGACACCCTAAAACTAGATAAGAGAAGGCCAGTTGTGCTCCTGAAACCTTTAGTTGCATCAGAAGGTGGTTATCGGTGTGAACTGTGCAGTCAGACCTTCACTGATATACCACAGCTGGTAAAACACAAACGGCTGCATGAAGAACAAAGGTCCTTTGTCTGTGAACATTGTGGAAAAAGCTTCATAACTCAGGCAGATTTCAGTGAGCACCATGCTGTGCACAGGGATGAGCCCCTCTTTCCGTGCAACATGTGTGATCGATCTTTCACCACAATTCACCAACTGAAGCGTCATAAACTGCTCCATGTTAAAGATGGCAGGAAGTGCCTCAGGTGTGGCACGCTGTTCTGTCAGCGTCACAACCGCATTTTATTCCTTCCGCAGACAGAGTTTAAAACAGAGTCTGAGCCTGAGGACAGTTCCTCCAGGAgtgagacagaaaatgaactgGAACCAAGCCAGATGACTGAAATACCTGGCAACACTCAGAGCTCAAGGACCGTTACACCTCCACTGTCTACTTCTGCTCCAACTGCTGCTCCTACACCCCCAAATCCTGTATTTCTATCCAAGCCCCCACCTTTGGCTTCATTCAGTATATTACCAGAAATCCCCCCACCGGTGTTGCTGAGACCGTGTCCTGTGCCTCGTCGACTCTATCCAGAAGTGACACACTCAGAAAACCCGGGTTCCTCATTTCACCATGACTTGTTCACCCGAAATACAGAACTTCCATCTTCACTGAAGatcttttcacctcagtaccTCACCTCAGCCTTCCTAGAGGTTAAAAGAAATTATGAATATATTTTAAGCAAGCCGAAAAAGTGTAGGGTTAAGAATCCGGTGAAGAAGGAACAAAGTGAGGCACCAATAATTTCACCAGAAGAACACACTAAGccagaaaaaaaggagagaataGCTTATGACCTGGAGATTGTGCTCTGA